A single window of Nicotiana sylvestris chromosome 3, ASM39365v2, whole genome shotgun sequence DNA harbors:
- the LOC104215772 gene encoding uncharacterized protein, giving the protein MGKVKGKHRLDKYYHLARDHGYRSRAAWKLVQLDSKFSFLRSSSAVLDLCAAPGGWMQVALKNVPVGSLVLGVDLVPIKPLRGGICIQEDITTPKCRATIKRIMAENGRRAFDLVLHDGSPNVGGAWAKEATSQNSLVIDSVKLATELLAPKGTFITKIFRSQDYNAVLYCLRQLFEKVEVDKPLASRSASAEIYIIGLKYKAPAKIDPRLLDVKHLFQGGQDPPKVIDVLRGSKQKRHRDGYEDGATILRKVCSVADFVWSDNPVHILGSFTSMSFDDPACLPIRDHALTTEEVKALCDDLCLLAKQDFKHLLKWRMQIRKALSPEKIKTPIAVVESENKEDEDEDEDERVLNEIEERTNIVERRQKKEKKLQAKRRAKEKARKALGIQVDATEDGYGDQDLFSLSSIKGKKDLVAVDNSENDKGTTEVSDENDGSDEEAEEHSSSDLDSEDERKRHDENIEALFDEAYERYLGRVEGKSKQRKRTKQAYLKDGPLMQDGNDDSMTHSAPDSDSDKEDNEVNPLVVPLEDAPPPQEEIVKKWFTQDVFDEEEEQDILDKYDSEDEMQIDGGAEKALKSKELTNDKQQGETKDLTRKTNGGLQVSASKTEDDFEIVPAPATDSSDSSSDESDDDIDTKAEILATAKRMLRKRPREDMIDDGYNRYMFHDEGLPKWFLDEEMRHRQPEKPVTKEEIAAMKAQFKAIDARPAKKVAEAKARKKRAAHRKLEKVRKKANSISDQADINDRSKRKMIEQLYKKAVTPKKPEREYVVAKKGVQVKVGKGKVLVDPRMKKDARKHGMNKKKQQGKGKKGKQTGKGSGKASAAAGKKGNRGK; this is encoded by the exons ATGGGAAAAGTGAAAGGAAAGCATCGTTTGGACAAGTACTACCATTTAGCCAGAGATCACGGTTACCGTTCAAGAGCAGCATGGAAATTAGTCCAACTCGATTCCAAATTTTCTTTTCTCCGTTCATCTTCCGCAGTTCTCGATCTTTGTGCAGCACCAGGTGGTTGGATGCAAGTCGCTTTAAAGAATGTACCCGTTGGCAGTCTTGTTCTTGGCGTTGATTTAGTCCCAATTAAACCACTTCGTGGTGGTATATGTATTCAAGAGGATATTACGACCCCTAAATGTCGTGCGACTATTAAAAGAATAATGGCTGAAAATGGGCGTAGAGCTTTTGATTTGGTACTTCATGATGGGTCTCCTAATGTTGGTGGTGCTTGGGCTAAAGAAGCTACTAGTCAGAATTCTTTGGTTATTGATTCTGTTAAGCTTGCTACTGAATTGTTGGCTCCTAAAGGCACTTTTATTACTAAG ATTTTCAGATCTCAAGATTATAACGCAGTTCTTTACTGTCTAAGACAG CTTTTTGAGAAGGTTGAGGTGGACAAACCTCTGGCAAGTCGTTCAGCATCTGCAGAAATTTATATTATAGGTTTAAAATATAAAGCTCCTGCGAAGATTGATCCACGACTTCTTGATGTAAAGCACCTCTTTCAAGGAGGTCAAGACCCCCCCAAG GTGATTGACGTACTCAGGGGGTCGAAGCAGAAGAGACATCGTGATGG GTATGAAGATGGAGCCACAATTTTAAGGAAAGTTTGCTCAGTTGCAGATTTTGTTTGGTCTGATAACCCTGTTCATATCCTTGGTTCATTTACTTCAATGAGCTTTGATGATCCCGCTTGTTTGCCCATTAGAGATCATGCTCTTACAACAGAGGAG GTTAAAGCTCTATGTGATGATTTGTGTCTTCTTGCAAAGCAAGACTTCAAGCATCTCTTAAA GTGGCGTATGCAGATAAGAAAAGCTTTATCTCCTGAAAAGATTAAGACCCCAATAGCTGTTGTTGAAAGTGAGAACAAAGAAGACGAAGACGAAGATGAAGATGAACGAGTTCTTAATGAAATAGAGGAGAGAACCAATATCGTGGAGAGAAggcagaaaaaagagaagaaacttCAAGCAAAAAGACGAGCCAAG GAGAAAGCACGCAAGGCACTTGGGATTCAAGTAGATGCAACAGAGGATGGTTATGGTGATCAGGATTTGTTTTCTCTATCTTCCATCAAG GGAAAGAAAGATCTCGTAGCTGTTGATAACAGTGAAAATGACAAAGGAACTACTGAGGTAAGCGACGAAAATGATGGAAGTGATGAGGAAGCCGAGGAGCATTCCTCCAGTGATCTGGACTCTGAAGACGAACGTAAAAG ACATGATGAAAATATAGAGGCATTGTTTGATGAGGCTTACGAACGGTATTTGGGTAGAGTGGAAGGAAAATCAAAGCAGAGAAAGCGAACCAAACAAGCGTACTTGAAGGATGGTCCACTCATGCAG GATGGCAATGATGATAGCATGACTCATTCTGCTCCGGACTCTGACAGTGACAAGGAAGATAATGAAGTCAACCCTCTTGTTGTACCCCTCGAGGATGCACCACCGCCTCAGGAGGAGATTGTGAAAAAGTGGTTTACACAAGATGTTTTTGATGAAGAGGAAGAGCAAGATATCCTGGACAAGTATGATAGTGAAGATGAAATGCAAATAGATGGAGGGGCGGAGAAAGCCCTAAAATCTAAGGAGCTGACAAATGATAAACAGCAGGGAGAAACTAAGGATCTCACAAGGAAAACAAATGGCGGTTTACAAGTCTCAGCATCCAAGACAGAAGATGATTTTGAGATTGTTCCTGCTCCTGCTACTGATTCAAGTGACTCGTCATCCGATGAATCAGATGACGATATTGACACAAAAGCTGAAATATTAGCTACAGCGAAGAGGATGCTGAGGAAAAGGCCTAGGGAAGATATGATTGATGATGGTTACAACAGGTATATGTTTCATGATGAGGGGTTGCCAAAGTGGTTCCTTGATGAGGAAATGAGACATCGCCAGCCAGAGAAACCCGTGACAAAAGAGGAGATTGCTGCAATGAAAGCTCAATTTAAAGCAATTGATGCTCGGCCTGCAAAGAAGGTAGCAGAAGCCAAAGCTCGTAAGAAACGGGCAGCACATAGAAAGCTAGAGAAGGTTCGGAAGAAAGCTAACTCAATATCAGACCAAGCTGATATTAACGATCGTTCAAAGAGAAAAATGATTGAACAGCTATACAAAAAGGCGGTAACACCAAAAAAACCAGAAAGGGAATATGTGGTGGCAAAGAAGGGTGTTCAAGTTAAGGTTGGCAAGGGGAAAGTCCTTGTCGATCCACGAATGAAAAAAGATGCTAGAAAGCATGGAATGAACAAGAAGAAGCAGCAGGGCAAGGGAAAGAAGGGTAAACAAACAGGAAAAGGCTCAGGGAAGGCTTCGGCGGCAGCAGGCAAGAAGGGAAACCGGGGAAAATGA